The genomic DNA CTCCGACGCCGCCTTGGCCCGAATTGAGACTCTCGCCTCGTTCCAACGTCAGAACTCGGTCAGGGCGGCGATCTCGACTCCGAGCCCGATGAGCCTTTCCGCACCCTCGAGGAAAGGCAGGTTCACGACGAACGAAGCGGCCTTCACCGACGCCCCCACCATGGCGATCAGTTCGATCGCGGCCTCCGCCGTTCCCCCGGTCGCCAGCACGTCGTCGATCAGCAGCACGCCGGATCCCGGAGCGACCACGTCCCTGCTGACCTCCAGCGCGTCGGTACCGTACTCCAGCTCGTAGCTCACCCGCTCGACAGGCGGCGGCAGCCGTCCCCGCTTGCGCAAAGGCACAAAGCCCACACCCAGTCGGACCGCGACCGGCGCGGCGAAGACGAATCCGCGCGCCTCGATGCCGGCCACGAAGTCGGGAGGACGGTTCCGCCACGGCGCGACGAGCTCTCCGACGACGCTTCGGAAGGCGTCGCCCTCCGCCATAAGGGGCGCCAGGTCCCGAAAGGCGACCCCCGGGGTCGGGAAGTCGGGTACGACCGGGATGAGGGATTTCCAATCCGGGCGGAACTGGCTCATTGCGGGCTGTGGGCTGGGCGTTGGGACAGGCTGTCAACTCCGGGTCGACCAAACTTACACGGTCGGCCCGTCATGCGGGGTCGGCTTGCCGAACTCCCAGAGAACGTGTTGTTTATCAAAGTGCCTGCCGGCCAAGTCGCTTCGCCATGAAGCACCGGGACCGACCATTCCGGTAACGACTACGGAGACCAAACCCATGATCCGCTTCCATCCGGCGAAGACCCCGGTCCTTGCAGTTCTCGCCGCTGGGGCGGTCCTGTCGGCGCCGACCCTGGCGGCCCAGACCGGCGCGATCGACGGCAGAGTCGTTCACCAGGCGAGCGGCAGATCGCTCGAGGCCGTCCAGATCGAGATCGCCGCTCTTGGCATCGGCAGGATTTCCAACACTCAGGGGCGCTTCTCATTCCAGTCGGTCCCCGTCGGCGTCCATGAGCTGCGGGCGAGGCTGATCGGCTACGAAGAGGTCGCCGTCGAGGTCGAGGTACGAGCCGGGGTCGCCACCGACGTCAGCCTGAATCTGAGCCTGAACGTGATCAACCTGGACGGCTTCACGGTCACGGGCACCGCGTTCGAGGAGCCGCCCATCACCCTGCCGACCGCGGTCGCGGTCTCGACCCGCGAGGTGCTGATCGAACAGGGCTCCCCGCGGATCACCGACTTCCTCAAGCGCCTGCCGGTGAGCCACGGGGTCGTCGGCGAGCTGAACAGTTGGTACAACTCCACCGGCAGCCTGGTCTCGGAATCCGCCGCGAACATCAATCTCCGGGGACTCGGAGCCTCCCGGACCCTGGTGCTCGTCAACGGTCGCAGACAGAGCTACCTTCCCTCCCGCCTCATCGGCGGGCGCTGGGTCGACGTGAACACCTTGCCGTCGATAGCGATCGAGCGGATCGAGGTGCTCAAGGAAGGCGCTTCGGCGGTCTACGGGTCCGATGCCGTCGCGGGCGTGGCCAACTTCGTGACCCGGGGCGACCTCAGCGGCATGGAGCTCTCCGCCTCGTACGATCGGTATGGGGGCGGCGGCGACACGGATCTGGGGGTGATCGTCGGCGGCAGGCTGGGCGACGACCTTCATGGCGTTCTCTCCGCCGAGTGGGCGCATCGGCTCGAGCTCGGCGCCCCCGAACGCTCGTGGACCTTGCGCGACTTCATCACCGGCGGAGGAGGCTGGTCGGGCACCGGCAATCCCGGAGTCTTCCTCAGACCCACCCTCGCCGGAACCGAGAAGGTCGACGAGTTCGTGGCCGCCCTTCTGGACTCTCACTGGGGAACCGACCCGAGCTGGCACCACGATCCGTCCTGCGCGGAATTCGGCGGATACGTGGAGAGCTGGACCTGCCGCTTCCGGTACGCTCCGTGGGACAACATCATCGACGATACCGACTTCTATCGCGCCTTGGGAGAGCTGAGCGGTTCGCTGGACGAAAACACCGATTTCCGCCTGGAGGGACTCTTCGCGCGCGCGGAAATACCGAATTGGCTGACGACGCCCTCCTTTCCACCGGTCTCGCCGTACGACGGCACCCAGCTGGTCACGCCGGAACATCCCGGACGCCGGGCCTTCTGCGCCGATCAGGCCGGATCGATAGGTCTCGGCGGCCCCGGATGTCTGGAGGACGACTGGTACTTCTTCGGGCGTCTGGTCGGGAACGCGGGCCCCGGCAGGCGGCTGCCCAGGTCCAACGACACCTACCGGTTGGCGGCCGAGCTGGAACGCGAGATCGAGCTCTTCGGGAACGACGCGCACCTGGATCTGGCGTTCTCCTACTCGGGCGCCAGGGGCAACGTGAACCAGCCGGCGGAGTACCATTACCGGAAATTCCTGGCCTACCGAGGCTTCGGCGGACCGAACTGCGGAGTCGGTGTGGTCGCCGATCCGACCTCGCCTTCGGGAATGCGACTCGGGCCGCTGAACGGAGCCCAGCCCGGCCAAGGCGACTGCATGTACTACAATCCGTTCAGCAACGCGATCGACTACTCGGCTCAGCCGGGATCGCAGTTCGAAGATTCGCCCAACCCGTTCTTCAGGCCAGAACTGGCCAACGCCTCCGAGCTCATCGACTGGATCAACGAGGAGGTCGATCTGGTGAGCGACGCGCAGCTTGTCGTCGCCGACGCCTCCGTGCACGGGTCGGTCATGGACGGCGCCCTCAACTACGCGCTCGGATACCAGTTCCGACGTTTCGGGGTGAACTCCGTACCGAACGCTCCAGGCGACGTGACCCGGAATCCGTGCCCGGTACCGGGAGACCGGTCCTGCCGGTACCGAACCGGACCTTTCACCTTCATCACCGGTTTCACGCCCTACGACGACGTGCAGACCGTGCACCGGCTCTTCGGGGAAATCCCCTTCCGGTTCGGCTCGCGGATAGAGGCCCAGATCGCCGCCAACTACGAGTACCATTCCCTGGCCAGCAGCTTCGATCCCAAGATCGCCGCCAGAGTGCGCGTGGCCGCTTCGGACTCTTACGTCCTCTCGCTGCGGGGCTCGCTCCAGACCACCTTCCGCACACCTTCGGTGGACGATCTGAACGAAGACGTGGTCGTTTCGCTCCAGTACGTGCCGGAGTCCGACACCTACAAGGCGATAGACAGCTACGGAAGCGCCGCCCTGATGCCGGAACGGGCCTTCACCTACAACGCCGGCGCCATCTTGCTTCTGAACCGGGCCAGGTTCACGGTCGACTACTGGTCCTACGACTTCAACGACGTCATCAACTCCATGCCGTTCACGAGCATCACGGCCCTCTACGCGGAGGGAGGCGCTTCGCGGGACGCGGTGAAGGAGCTGGTCACCTGCCCGGGCGGGCGGACCGACGGAAGTTGCGACGTGACCCAGGTCGAGCGGATCGAGGTGCGGCTCGTCAACTGGCCCGGAATGGAGACCTCGGGGATCGATCTCCACGGCGAATCCCGCTTTCCGCTGGGAGGCGGCGAATTCCACATCGGCGTGACCGGAACCTACACCGTCAAGTACGACG from Gemmatimonadota bacterium includes the following:
- a CDS encoding adenine phosphoribosyltransferase, producing MSQFRPDWKSLIPVVPDFPTPGVAFRDLAPLMAEGDAFRSVVGELVAPWRNRPPDFVAGIEARGFVFAAPVAVRLGVGFVPLRKRGRLPPPVERVSYELEYGTDALEVSRDVVAPGSGVLLIDDVLATGGTAEAAIELIAMVGASVKAASFVVNLPFLEGAERLIGLGVEIAALTEF
- a CDS encoding TonB-dependent receptor, with the protein product MIRFHPAKTPVLAVLAAGAVLSAPTLAAQTGAIDGRVVHQASGRSLEAVQIEIAALGIGRISNTQGRFSFQSVPVGVHELRARLIGYEEVAVEVEVRAGVATDVSLNLSLNVINLDGFTVTGTAFEEPPITLPTAVAVSTREVLIEQGSPRITDFLKRLPVSHGVVGELNSWYNSTGSLVSESAANINLRGLGASRTLVLVNGRRQSYLPSRLIGGRWVDVNTLPSIAIERIEVLKEGASAVYGSDAVAGVANFVTRGDLSGMELSASYDRYGGGGDTDLGVIVGGRLGDDLHGVLSAEWAHRLELGAPERSWTLRDFITGGGGWSGTGNPGVFLRPTLAGTEKVDEFVAALLDSHWGTDPSWHHDPSCAEFGGYVESWTCRFRYAPWDNIIDDTDFYRALGELSGSLDENTDFRLEGLFARAEIPNWLTTPSFPPVSPYDGTQLVTPEHPGRRAFCADQAGSIGLGGPGCLEDDWYFFGRLVGNAGPGRRLPRSNDTYRLAAELEREIELFGNDAHLDLAFSYSGARGNVNQPAEYHYRKFLAYRGFGGPNCGVGVVADPTSPSGMRLGPLNGAQPGQGDCMYYNPFSNAIDYSAQPGSQFEDSPNPFFRPELANASELIDWINEEVDLVSDAQLVVADASVHGSVMDGALNYALGYQFRRFGVNSVPNAPGDVTRNPCPVPGDRSCRYRTGPFTFITGFTPYDDVQTVHRLFGEIPFRFGSRIEAQIAANYEYHSLASSFDPKIAARVRVAASDSYVLSLRGSLQTTFRTPSVDDLNEDVVVSLQYVPESDTYKAIDSYGSAALMPERAFTYNAGAILLLNRARFTVDYWSYDFNDVINSMPFTSITALYAEGGASRDAVKELVTCPGGRTDGSCDVTQVERIEVRLVNWPGMETSGIDLHGESRFPLGGGEFHIGVTGTYTVKYDVAGLEYNGFEVQSAIEGAGALNFGHPLAWPLPRIKGRFNLGYEWGETAIGAYVNSIGSYVDRRYEGAPAPFDRFRDIDSFTTLDLNLSRELGGIRAVLTGVNLLDTRAPAVNWETGYDGFTHDPKGRRIKLALAWSGG